A single window of Hymenobacter sp. APR13 DNA harbors:
- a CDS encoding S8 family serine peptidase — protein MGILAAGAGLSTGQAQQQNRPEGRLAPGLAEARAPRLLRVSVTDAAAFWEWLARTYPAATVQPEPRQPRLLRVRGVAAPALAACPWVSFVQAADREARPERLVNGTDFTANKVTAVHARYPQLTGQGLTVSVKEAPLDLNDLDFRGRLVNPDPQAALLNSHATTMATLIAGGGNSSPNGKGAAWQARIAQSSYANLLPDDGPGLAAQGVSVQNHSYGVSVENFYGQEARAYDEQAAQYPTLLHVFSAGNSGNRPAPAGPYAGLAATANLTGEFKNAKNTLSVGATDALGQVAPLSSRGPAADGRVKPELVAFGEGGSSDAAALVSGVSLLAQHAHRQRSGALPSAALLRAVLLNTADDTGRPNVDFVAGYGQVDALGAVQTMLDGRFRGGSVAAGQEQVFTLTVPAGVHRLKATLCWTDPAAAANAATPLLNDLDLTLVRPTDGQRWLPWTLSAYPHPDSLARPARRRPNHRDNAEQITLDLPAAGTYELRVRGYQLAQGPQAYSLAFELESGLTWVHPTSARNLRAAEAALLRWQWAGPATTARLEFQPVGQTAWSLVSNTDLAPQTLRWTTPATPTLGRLRLQSGSETVASDTFFVAAPPTLQVLYSCPEETRLAWSRVPGATQYQLYRLGATHLEPFRLLTDTTLTLLPADAAARYFAVAPRVGGRLREQSLTVDAGPANNGCYIRSFLPVQPVADTVRFRLLLSSTYQLRQVALERRASDGSFGPVQTVSPVPGLTLLLTDPNPAPGRAEYRARLELDNGRVYYSAVEAAFFLRAPADVLVYPVPVTAGEPLTIVGPRDQALRIRLFDLTGRLRLDLTTENTAQQTLDTRGLEPGTFLLRIGALGGREVTRRIVVL, from the coding sequence ATGGGAATACTGGCGGCCGGAGCAGGCCTGAGCACCGGGCAGGCCCAGCAGCAAAACCGGCCCGAAGGCCGGCTGGCGCCCGGCCTCGCCGAAGCCCGCGCCCCGCGCCTGCTGCGCGTGAGCGTAACCGATGCTGCTGCGTTCTGGGAGTGGCTGGCGCGCACGTACCCGGCCGCCACCGTGCAGCCCGAGCCGCGCCAGCCCCGGCTGCTGCGCGTGCGCGGCGTGGCTGCTCCCGCGCTGGCCGCCTGCCCTTGGGTGAGCTTCGTGCAGGCCGCTGACCGGGAGGCCCGGCCCGAGCGGCTGGTCAACGGAACCGACTTCACGGCCAATAAGGTCACGGCCGTGCACGCCCGCTACCCCCAGCTTACCGGGCAGGGCCTCACGGTTTCGGTGAAGGAAGCCCCCCTCGACCTCAACGACCTCGACTTCCGGGGCCGCCTCGTAAACCCTGATCCGCAGGCCGCGCTGCTGAACTCGCACGCCACCACCATGGCCACCCTGATTGCGGGCGGCGGCAACTCCAGCCCCAATGGCAAAGGCGCCGCCTGGCAGGCCCGCATTGCCCAGTCCAGCTACGCCAACCTGCTGCCCGACGACGGCCCCGGCCTGGCGGCGCAGGGCGTGTCGGTGCAGAACCATTCCTACGGGGTGAGCGTGGAGAACTTCTACGGCCAGGAGGCCCGCGCCTACGACGAGCAGGCCGCGCAGTATCCGACGCTGCTGCACGTATTCTCGGCCGGCAACTCCGGCAACCGGCCCGCGCCGGCCGGCCCCTACGCCGGGCTGGCGGCCACCGCCAACCTCACCGGGGAGTTCAAAAACGCCAAAAACACCCTGAGCGTGGGCGCTACCGATGCCTTGGGCCAGGTGGCCCCGCTCAGCTCCCGCGGCCCCGCCGCCGACGGCCGCGTGAAGCCCGAATTGGTGGCCTTCGGCGAGGGCGGCAGCTCCGATGCGGCGGCGCTGGTGTCGGGCGTGAGCTTGCTGGCCCAGCACGCGCATCGGCAGCGCAGCGGCGCGTTGCCCTCGGCGGCGCTGCTGCGGGCCGTGCTGCTGAACACGGCCGATGACACCGGCCGGCCCAACGTCGATTTTGTGGCCGGCTACGGCCAGGTAGATGCCTTGGGCGCCGTGCAGACCATGCTCGACGGCCGGTTTCGGGGCGGCAGTGTAGCGGCCGGGCAGGAGCAGGTGTTCACGCTGACGGTGCCGGCCGGCGTGCACCGGCTCAAGGCCACCCTGTGCTGGACCGACCCCGCTGCCGCTGCCAACGCCGCCACCCCGCTGCTCAACGACCTGGATCTGACCCTGGTGCGCCCCACTGACGGCCAGCGCTGGCTGCCCTGGACGCTGAGCGCCTATCCGCACCCCGATTCGCTGGCCCGCCCCGCCCGCCGCCGCCCCAACCACCGCGACAACGCCGAGCAAATCACCCTCGACCTGCCCGCCGCCGGCACCTACGAGCTGCGCGTGCGGGGCTACCAGCTAGCGCAGGGCCCCCAGGCCTACAGCCTGGCCTTCGAGCTGGAATCGGGGCTGACGTGGGTGCACCCGACTTCGGCCCGCAACCTGCGGGCGGCGGAGGCGGCGCTGCTGCGCTGGCAGTGGGCCGGCCCGGCCACTACCGCCCGGCTGGAGTTTCAGCCGGTGGGCCAGACCGCCTGGAGTTTGGTGAGTAACACAGATCTGGCCCCGCAGACGCTGCGCTGGACCACCCCCGCCACGCCCACGCTGGGCCGGCTGCGGCTGCAGTCGGGCTCAGAAACGGTGGCGTCGGATACGTTTTTTGTGGCCGCGCCTCCAACTCTGCAGGTGCTCTACAGCTGCCCCGAGGAAACCCGGCTGGCCTGGAGCCGCGTGCCCGGCGCCACCCAGTACCAGCTGTACCGCCTCGGCGCCACCCACCTCGAGCCCTTCCGCCTGCTCACAGATACTACCCTGACCCTGCTGCCCGCCGATGCCGCCGCCCGCTACTTCGCCGTGGCGCCCCGCGTTGGCGGCCGGCTGCGCGAGCAAAGCCTGACCGTGGATGCCGGGCCCGCCAATAACGGCTGCTATATCCGCTCGTTTCTGCCAGTGCAGCCCGTAGCCGACACCGTGCGTTTCCGGCTGCTGCTGAGCAGCACCTACCAGCTGCGGCAGGTGGCCCTGGAGCGCCGCGCCTCCGATGGCAGCTTCGGGCCGGTGCAAACCGTCAGCCCCGTGCCTGGCCTAACCCTGCTCCTGACCGACCCCAACCCCGCGCCCGGGCGCGCCGAGTACCGGGCCCGGCTGGAGCTCGACAACGGCCGCGTGTACTACAGCGCGGTGGAAGCCGCCTTCTTCCTGCGCGCCCCGGCCGATGTGCTGGTGTATCCGGTGCCGGTGACGGCCGGCGAGCCCCTCACCATCGTCGGGCCCCGCGACCAGGCCCTACGCATCCGGCTGTTCGACCTGACCGGCCGCCTGCGCCTCGACCTGACCACCGAAAACACCGCCCAGCAGACTCTCGACACCCGGGGCCTGGAGCCGGGCACGTTCCTGCTGCGCATCGGCGCCCTAGGCGGCCGCGAGGTCACGCGCCGCATTGTGGTGCTGTAA
- a CDS encoding M57 family metalloprotease, with protein MKAPRLLTPLALMIGAAMSLSSCEKKQEVLAKNELSEETIGQIRALGFGTSDARKVEDGVVVEGDILLTNEMLASKPESQFMRVGEDEQYRTTNLVTGLPRTLTVKLEGSFPSAYVSAADEAIRRYNARNLRLRFVRITSGTANLPITSAYLGAGVLGQSGGFPSGGNPAPGFKLSPTAINSTNVNYIATIMAHEIGHAIGFRHTDYMNRAYSCGGTAVNEGASTVGAVYIPGTPSGPDPSSWMLACVGNGVNRPFNANDVTALNYVY; from the coding sequence ATGAAAGCACCCCGTTTACTGACTCCTTTGGCCCTGATGATCGGCGCCGCCATGTCTCTTTCCTCTTGCGAAAAGAAACAGGAAGTACTTGCCAAAAATGAATTATCCGAAGAAACTATCGGCCAGATTCGGGCCCTCGGCTTTGGTACTTCGGATGCCCGCAAAGTGGAAGACGGCGTAGTGGTGGAAGGCGACATTCTGCTGACCAACGAAATGCTGGCCAGCAAGCCAGAGAGCCAGTTTATGCGCGTGGGCGAAGACGAGCAGTACCGCACCACCAACCTGGTGACCGGCCTGCCCCGCACCCTCACCGTGAAGCTGGAAGGCTCTTTCCCTTCGGCTTATGTGTCGGCGGCTGACGAAGCCATCCGTCGCTACAACGCCAGAAACCTGCGTCTTCGTTTCGTACGCATCACCTCGGGCACGGCCAACCTGCCAATTACGTCGGCCTACCTGGGTGCCGGTGTATTGGGTCAGTCGGGTGGCTTCCCCTCGGGTGGCAACCCTGCGCCTGGCTTCAAACTGTCGCCTACGGCCATCAACAGCACCAACGTGAACTACATCGCCACCATCATGGCGCACGAAATCGGGCACGCCATCGGCTTCCGCCACACCGACTACATGAACCGTGCTTACAGCTGCGGTGGTACGGCTGTGAACGAAGGCGCCAGCACGGTAGGTGCTGTCTACATCCCCGGCACCCCTTCGGGCCCCGATCCAAGCTCGTGGATGCTGGCCTGCGTAGGCAACGGCGTAAACCGTCCGTTCAATGCGAACGACGTAACTGCCCTCAACTACGTGTACTAA
- a CDS encoding zinc-dependent alcohol dehydrogenase, whose protein sequence is MKALVYHGMRDVRVDTVDDPKIEDARDAIIRVTSTAICGSDLHIYNGSIPQPRPMVLGHEFMGIVEEVGKGVGGKLKVGDRVVVPFPIACGTCYFCNHELPGHCENSNPDHYGPEGGLLTEKGGALFGYTDLYGGYNGGQAEYVRVPYADFGPRVIPDSLTDEQALFLTDIFPTGYSGIDWADVKGGEFVAIFGAGPVGIMAAKSAWLRGAGRVVIVDTQQYRLDLAKKSAQAETILWDNAKDVIEQIRAMSEGRGADVCVECVGFEPDRDLLDRAKAVLNLEKGSPKVLEACMSAVRRGGIVTVLGVYATPFDNFPIGQFFDKGITLRGGQAPAQKHIDKLLQYVIEGKVVLDDIISHRLPLSEAAHGYDIFRNKKDNCTKVVLKP, encoded by the coding sequence ATGAAAGCTCTCGTGTATCATGGAATGAGGGATGTCCGCGTAGACACCGTGGATGATCCGAAGATTGAAGACGCCCGCGACGCCATTATTCGGGTAACCAGTACGGCTATCTGTGGGTCCGATCTGCACATCTACAACGGGAGCATTCCGCAGCCCCGGCCCATGGTGCTGGGGCACGAGTTCATGGGAATTGTAGAGGAGGTTGGCAAAGGCGTCGGTGGCAAGCTGAAAGTGGGCGACCGGGTGGTAGTGCCGTTCCCGATTGCCTGCGGTACCTGCTACTTCTGCAACCACGAGCTGCCCGGACACTGCGAGAACTCCAACCCCGACCACTACGGCCCCGAAGGCGGACTGCTAACCGAAAAAGGCGGCGCCCTGTTCGGCTACACCGACCTCTACGGCGGCTACAACGGCGGCCAGGCCGAGTATGTGCGTGTGCCCTACGCCGACTTTGGTCCCCGCGTCATTCCCGATTCACTGACCGACGAGCAGGCGCTGTTCCTGACGGATATCTTCCCAACGGGGTACTCGGGCATCGACTGGGCCGACGTGAAGGGCGGCGAGTTCGTGGCCATTTTCGGAGCCGGGCCAGTGGGCATCATGGCTGCCAAGTCGGCATGGCTGCGTGGGGCCGGCCGGGTCGTCATCGTCGATACCCAGCAGTACCGGCTGGACCTAGCGAAGAAGTCGGCCCAGGCCGAAACCATCCTCTGGGACAACGCCAAAGACGTCATCGAGCAGATCCGGGCCATGAGCGAGGGACGTGGCGCCGACGTGTGCGTGGAATGCGTAGGCTTCGAGCCTGACCGTGACCTGCTGGACCGCGCCAAGGCCGTGCTCAACCTCGAAAAAGGCTCTCCCAAAGTACTGGAGGCCTGTATGAGCGCCGTGCGCCGGGGCGGCATCGTGACGGTGCTGGGCGTGTACGCCACGCCGTTCGACAATTTCCCCATCGGCCAGTTTTTCGACAAAGGCATCACCCTGCGCGGCGGCCAGGCTCCCGCCCAGAAGCATATCGACAAGCTGCTGCAGTATGTGATAGAAGGCAAAGTGGTGCTCGACGACATTATCTCGCACCGCCTGCCGCTGTCGGAAGCCGCCCACGGCTACGACATCTTCCGCAACAAGAAAGACAACTGCACCAAAGTGGTGCTGAAGCCCTAG
- a CDS encoding lactate utilization protein C gives MPESSRDIVLRRIREALRQPTPPKPAPDFTAPLHPAAADDLAVAFAESFVRVGGQLYFCESEEHFYDQLFAYKKEKELDNLYVWEPELKKLLHAGGLVFRQDETDFLAHADAGLTTCEALVARTGSVLVSAATGSGRRLSIYPDQHLVFARTSQVVADIGDALQRLQTHYGPDHLPSMISLTTGPSRTADIEKTLVLGAHGPRSLALFLLDDETDPATPPA, from the coding sequence ATGCCCGAATCGTCCCGCGATATTGTTCTGCGCCGCATCCGCGAAGCGCTCCGGCAGCCTACGCCGCCCAAGCCCGCGCCCGACTTCACGGCTCCGCTCCACCCGGCGGCGGCCGACGACCTGGCTGTGGCCTTTGCCGAGAGCTTCGTACGTGTGGGCGGGCAGCTATATTTCTGCGAGTCGGAAGAACACTTCTACGACCAGCTTTTTGCCTACAAGAAGGAAAAAGAGCTCGATAACCTCTACGTGTGGGAGCCGGAGTTGAAGAAGCTGCTGCACGCGGGCGGCCTCGTGTTCCGGCAAGACGAAACCGACTTTCTGGCTCACGCCGATGCCGGCCTGACCACCTGTGAGGCCTTGGTGGCCCGCACCGGCAGCGTGCTGGTGAGCGCCGCCACAGGCAGCGGCCGCCGCCTCAGTATCTACCCCGATCAGCACTTGGTGTTTGCCCGCACCTCGCAGGTAGTGGCCGACATCGGCGACGCGCTGCAGCGCCTGCAAACCCACTACGGCCCCGACCATCTGCCGTCGATGATTTCGCTCACGACCGGCCCCAGCCGCACGGCCGACATTGAAAAGACCCTTGTGCTCGGTGCCCACGGCCCGCGCAGCCTCGCCCTGTTTTTGCTGGATGACGAAACCGACCCCGCCACCCCGCCTGCCTGA
- a CDS encoding UDP-2,3-diacylglucosamine diphosphatase → MTKPTPPPRLPDLALPPGRRIYFASDFHLGAPDAASSLARERRIVRWLDEAAKDAAAIYLLGDIFDFWFEYRHAIPRGFIRLQGKLAELTDTGLPIIFFTGNHDMWMFDYFTKELGIPILRHPVSQQIGGREFHIGHGDGLGPKDYTYKMLKRVFASPMSQWLFARLHPNLGIGIANRWSRRSRIQNAAADAQYFGEDEWLLIYCRELEKRFHHDYYVFGHRHLPLDVSVAAGSRYVNLGEWVNYCSYGVYDGTDLALQHFEKA, encoded by the coding sequence ATGACGAAACCGACCCCGCCACCCCGCCTGCCTGATCTGGCGCTGCCGCCCGGCCGCCGCATCTATTTCGCTTCCGATTTCCATTTGGGTGCCCCCGATGCCGCCAGCTCGCTGGCCCGGGAGCGACGCATTGTGCGCTGGCTGGACGAGGCCGCTAAAGACGCCGCCGCCATCTACCTGCTCGGCGACATCTTCGACTTCTGGTTTGAGTACCGGCATGCCATTCCGCGGGGCTTTATCCGGCTGCAGGGTAAACTAGCCGAGCTAACCGACACCGGCCTGCCTATCATCTTCTTCACCGGCAACCACGATATGTGGATGTTCGACTACTTCACCAAGGAGCTGGGCATCCCGATTCTGCGGCACCCGGTGAGCCAGCAGATTGGCGGGCGCGAGTTCCACATCGGCCACGGCGACGGCCTGGGCCCCAAGGACTACACCTATAAGATGCTGAAGCGCGTGTTTGCCTCGCCGATGTCGCAGTGGCTGTTTGCGCGGCTACACCCCAACCTGGGTATCGGCATTGCCAACCGCTGGAGCCGCCGCAGCCGCATTCAGAACGCCGCCGCTGATGCGCAGTATTTCGGCGAGGACGAGTGGCTGCTGATATATTGCCGGGAGCTGGAAAAGCGTTTCCACCACGACTATTACGTGTTCGGCCACCGCCATCTGCCGCTCGACGTATCGGTAGCCGCCGGCAGCCGCTACGTCAACCTCGGCGAGTGGGTCAATTATTGCTCCTATGGCGTCTATGATGGTACGGACCTGGCACTGCAGCATTTCGAGAAGGCCTGA